Proteins from one Lachnospiraceae bacterium KGMB03038 genomic window:
- a CDS encoding MurR/RpiR family transcriptional regulator, whose protein sequence is MEKKENVRNILATARFLLPSLTPAERRVAEFVLASPKEVTKMSLQKLAKRCECGEATVVRLCRTIGLSGYTQFKRQLAAQLLNPQAKDEVVQLSVGRGMEEILESVFKLNILNLKKTLEVAAAEEYEKACEAIVKANKICFFAIGDAAFPCSYASLRFRRIGYDCFADSDADIQIVNACNMKKGDVAVAISHSGRTKQVVESMRIAKERGGFTICITKAGKSELTKYSDVVLYNVTTDSTADKEIIARRVAEQAMLDALYMGVLRRKETDSFQKLHEVSESLKVNKIVDK, encoded by the coding sequence ATGGAGAAAAAGGAAAATGTGCGGAATATTTTGGCGACAGCCAGATTTCTTCTCCCCAGTCTGACCCCGGCGGAAAGGAGAGTGGCGGAATTCGTTCTTGCATCGCCCAAAGAAGTGACGAAGATGTCGCTGCAGAAGCTGGCAAAGCGCTGCGAGTGCGGAGAAGCTACGGTGGTGCGCCTTTGCAGGACGATCGGCCTGTCTGGCTATACTCAGTTTAAACGGCAGCTAGCGGCGCAGCTTTTAAATCCTCAGGCGAAAGATGAAGTGGTGCAGCTTTCTGTGGGTCGTGGAATGGAAGAAATTTTGGAAAGTGTTTTCAAGCTCAACATCCTGAATCTGAAGAAAACGCTGGAAGTGGCCGCGGCAGAAGAGTATGAGAAGGCGTGTGAAGCTATTGTAAAAGCAAACAAGATCTGCTTTTTTGCTATTGGGGACGCGGCGTTTCCCTGCAGTTACGCCAGTCTGCGTTTCCGCCGGATTGGATATGATTGCTTTGCTGACAGTGATGCGGATATTCAGATTGTGAACGCCTGCAATATGAAAAAAGGAGATGTCGCGGTGGCGATCTCCCACAGCGGGCGGACGAAGCAGGTAGTGGAGTCTATGAGGATCGCGAAGGAGCGAGGGGGTTTTACGATTTGTATCACAAAAGCGGGGAAATCAGAGTTGACCAAATATTCAGATGTGGTATTGTATAATGTGACTACTGATTCTACGGCGGACAAAGAAATTATCGCTCGGCGGGTGGCGGAACAGGCGATGCTGGATGCTCTTTATATGGGCGTGCTTCGGAGGAAGGAGACGGATTCGTTTCAAAAACTGCACGAGGTTTCTGAAAGCCTGAAGGTAAATAAAATCGTGGATAAGTAG
- a CDS encoding LacI family transcriptional regulator codes for MRRESNVKYKAKDIARELGVSPATVSLVLNNKPGVGEAKRREIMDKIMEMDCEYLLKEAEAHRGNIGFVIYKCGGQVVEEYPFFNYLSESITRTLEKNSYTMSVMYLDRQMSADEQYLALENSKYAGYIVYAVEMYPEDAEVFARLNAPCVFLDNPFPTLAVDAVTVDNYLGIHQGFEYLYRMGHRKIGYIRSKFQIICFEERLQAFRECMRKHGLPYREDYVMDVGYLETETEADVENYLDRHKDLPTAFLADNDLLGCRAVQVFKKRGIRIPDEVSVIGFDNRPICSFTEPKVTTIQVPTDGMGESSVELLMKRIGKEKGATTKYKVGTKLIENESVKKLN; via the coding sequence ATGCGGAGGGAATCGAACGTGAAATATAAGGCGAAGGATATAGCCAGAGAGCTTGGAGTGTCACCGGCTACGGTGTCCCTTGTGCTGAATAATAAACCGGGAGTAGGTGAGGCTAAGCGGAGAGAGATCATGGATAAGATCATGGAGATGGACTGTGAGTATCTTTTGAAAGAAGCGGAAGCGCACAGAGGGAATATCGGATTTGTGATCTATAAATGCGGCGGTCAGGTTGTGGAAGAATATCCTTTTTTTAACTATCTTTCGGAGAGCATTACCAGAACGCTGGAGAAAAACAGCTATACTATGTCGGTGATGTATCTGGACCGTCAGATGTCGGCGGATGAACAGTATCTGGCGCTGGAAAATTCTAAATACGCTGGCTATATCGTCTATGCGGTGGAGATGTATCCGGAGGATGCGGAGGTATTCGCGCGCTTAAACGCGCCTTGTGTATTCTTGGATAATCCATTTCCAACGCTGGCTGTGGATGCGGTGACGGTGGATAATTACTTGGGGATACATCAGGGGTTTGAGTATCTCTATCGGATGGGGCACCGGAAAATCGGATATATCAGAAGCAAGTTCCAGATCATCTGTTTTGAGGAACGGCTCCAGGCTTTTCGGGAGTGTATGAGGAAACATGGCCTGCCTTATCGGGAGGACTATGTGATGGATGTGGGGTATCTGGAGACGGAGACGGAAGCGGATGTGGAAAATTATCTGGACAGGCATAAGGATCTGCCCACCGCGTTCCTGGCGGATAACGACCTTCTTGGCTGCAGAGCGGTACAAGTTTTTAAAAAACGGGGGATCCGGATACCAGATGAAGTGTCGGTGATAGGATTTGATAACCGTCCGATCTGCTCGTTTACAGAGCCGAAGGTGACAACGATCCAGGTTCCCACAGACGGCATGGGCGAGTCGTCGGTAGAACTTTTGATGAAGCGGATCGGGAAGGAAAAAGGGGCGACTACCAAATACAAGGTTGGAACAAAATTAATTGAAAATGAGAGCGTGAAAAAGCTGAATTAG
- a CDS encoding substrate-binding domain-containing protein → MKKKIVSMLLVAAMVLTMVGCGSGSSDSSSEGSDSSAGTEEEVANAEALADQDFDTSYEPKKDEYSIYCTYKLVHAWYDAIEVGVKAAVEDFAAKGVTIDYEWYAPVEADAVDQVNSIETATGQGYDLIAVDVNQIETTQPAVDAAVDAGVKVALFASSDIPESKRSFFVGNNDNYGDGAAVAKAVCDKMQEEGKTQIAFLSGTIGASSHEQRLEAFYDTVAEYPDIEVVDDQRDDDFVENAISITEAWLQSYPDLGGILCNNMSNPIGAGQAVADAGKSGEIIIGGMDHDLRALNYLKDGTLYYLQIQNCYDMGYKLIYNAVKCIDGEEVEEITDVGSQGAYQEDAQGYIDMLFAEEAAE, encoded by the coding sequence ATGAAAAAGAAAATTGTTAGTATGTTATTGGTAGCGGCTATGGTATTGACCATGGTAGGCTGCGGAAGCGGATCTAGTGACAGTTCGTCAGAAGGTTCTGACAGCTCCGCGGGAACAGAAGAAGAAGTTGCGAACGCGGAAGCCCTTGCGGATCAGGATTTCGATACAAGCTATGAGCCAAAGAAAGATGAATATTCAATTTATTGTACATATAAGCTGGTACACGCTTGGTACGATGCCATTGAAGTTGGTGTAAAAGCGGCGGTAGAAGACTTTGCCGCTAAAGGCGTTACCATTGACTATGAGTGGTACGCTCCGGTTGAGGCTGACGCTGTTGACCAAGTAAACTCTATTGAGACAGCTACCGGACAGGGCTATGACCTGATCGCTGTTGACGTAAATCAGATCGAGACTACACAGCCGGCGGTTGACGCAGCTGTAGATGCGGGCGTTAAGGTTGCGCTGTTTGCTTCTTCTGATATTCCGGAATCCAAGAGATCATTCTTCGTAGGAAACAATGATAACTATGGAGACGGCGCGGCGGTAGCGAAAGCTGTCTGCGATAAGATGCAGGAAGAAGGCAAGACTCAGATCGCGTTCTTGTCCGGAACTATCGGAGCTTCTTCTCATGAGCAGAGACTGGAAGCCTTCTATGACACTGTAGCGGAATATCCAGACATCGAAGTTGTTGACGATCAGAGAGATGATGACTTCGTAGAGAACGCTATCTCAATTACAGAAGCATGGCTGCAGTCCTATCCGGACCTTGGCGGAATCCTTTGCAACAACATGTCTAATCCGATCGGAGCTGGCCAGGCGGTTGCGGACGCAGGTAAATCCGGCGAGATCATCATCGGTGGTATGGATCATGACCTTCGTGCGCTGAATTATTTGAAAGACGGTACTCTGTACTATCTGCAGATCCAGAATTGCTACGATATGGGCTATAAACTGATCTACAACGCTGTAAAATGTATCGACGGTGAAGAAGTAGAAGAGATCACAGATGTTGGTTCTCAGGGCGCATATCAGGAAGACGCGCAGGGCTATATCGATATGCTTTTTGCTGAGGAAGCTGCGGAATAA
- a CDS encoding sugar ABC transporter ATP-binding protein, which yields MSEFILEMKGITKTFPGTKALDKVDLSIKPGEIHALLGENGAGKSTLMNVLVGQYIMDEGEIFMDGKPIKISSPKEASAKQIVIVPQELNLIPEASIAENIFLGNERANGMAINWKTAEKEAAELLKLLDVEIDVTQKVKKLSAAYQQLVSIARALAYSPRILILDEPTAVLTNKEAESLFASMQRLKKAGTSMIFITHHLDEVMAQADRATIMRDGQLVKVTEIKDITKDEIITNMAGKKVQESKHVNRTVSDEVFFEAKHLTREGEFQDVSFQVKKGEILCVAGLVGAGRTEIFKGVFGITRPEPGGEMYVEGKKVDITDPRVAIRLGMGYVSEERRHDGITPGMSVMENMVLPSYDQLKVHGLINYKKAAEITDDYIGKFHIKTAGREQLIKNLSGGNQQKVIVARWMAKGIKMLIMDEPTRGIDVNAKSEIHALVRELADSGVSVVVISSEMEEVLALADRVMVVHQGRIKGYIEDVDMTTEEDVLKVAFQ from the coding sequence TTGAGCGAATTCATACTTGAAATGAAAGGGATCACAAAAACTTTCCCGGGAACTAAGGCGCTGGACAAGGTAGACCTCAGTATCAAGCCGGGAGAGATCCACGCGCTTCTGGGAGAAAACGGAGCGGGGAAGAGTACCCTGATGAATGTGCTGGTAGGCCAGTACATTATGGATGAAGGCGAGATCTTCATGGACGGAAAACCGATTAAGATCTCTTCTCCTAAAGAAGCATCCGCAAAACAGATCGTAATCGTGCCTCAGGAATTGAATTTGATCCCGGAAGCATCAATTGCGGAAAATATTTTCCTTGGCAATGAGCGTGCCAATGGAATGGCAATTAATTGGAAAACAGCAGAGAAAGAAGCGGCAGAGCTGCTGAAACTGTTAGATGTAGAAATAGACGTTACACAGAAAGTAAAGAAACTGTCCGCGGCGTATCAGCAGTTAGTTTCAATTGCGAGAGCGCTGGCTTATTCTCCCAGGATTCTGATCCTGGATGAGCCAACGGCGGTATTGACCAATAAGGAAGCGGAATCCTTGTTTGCCTCTATGCAGCGGCTGAAAAAGGCGGGGACCTCTATGATCTTCATTACCCATCATCTGGATGAGGTTATGGCACAGGCCGACCGTGCTACGATCATGCGGGATGGACAGCTCGTGAAGGTGACAGAGATCAAAGATATTACCAAAGATGAGATCATTACTAATATGGCGGGAAAGAAGGTACAGGAATCTAAACATGTGAACCGTACCGTGTCTGACGAGGTGTTCTTTGAGGCGAAACATCTGACCCGTGAGGGAGAGTTTCAGGATGTAAGTTTCCAGGTGAAGAAGGGGGAAATCCTTTGTGTGGCCGGATTGGTAGGCGCCGGAAGAACCGAGATCTTTAAGGGTGTATTCGGGATAACGCGCCCTGAGCCAGGCGGAGAAATGTATGTCGAGGGCAAGAAGGTAGATATCACGGATCCCCGGGTGGCAATCAGGCTGGGAATGGGATACGTATCAGAGGAGCGCCGTCATGATGGTATTACACCGGGAATGTCGGTCATGGAAAATATGGTGCTCCCATCTTATGATCAGTTAAAGGTACATGGCCTGATCAACTATAAGAAGGCGGCTGAGATTACAGATGATTATATCGGTAAATTCCACATCAAGACGGCGGGAAGAGAACAGTTGATCAAGAACCTTTCCGGCGGTAATCAGCAGAAGGTGATCGTTGCCCGCTGGATGGCGAAGGGGATCAAGATGCTGATCATGGATGAGCCGACGCGTGGAATCGATGTAAACGCAAAGTCGGAGATCCACGCCCTTGTCCGGGAACTGGCAGACAGCGGGGTGTCCGTTGTGGTGATCTCTTCGGAGATGGAAGAGGTTCTGGCGTTGGCAGACCGGGTAATGGTAGTCCATCAGGGAAGGATCAAAGGATACATTGAGGATGTAGATATGACCACGGAAGAAGATGTTCTGAAAGTGGCATTTCAGTAG
- a CDS encoding ABC transporter permease — MKKVIDFFKSTAGMVLIVTLLAGCVVHLVTGNFWTAYNISTLTRSAAFVIIVSFGQTLVLLTGGIDLSVAAVGSVASMVAAKMMVEQGINPWISILVSCLVGLVLGMINGLFIAYLKLTPFIVTLATAEIYKGIVYIITEGTPIVGIPENAQFLANGVLGGIMPTIVIIMLVICVVLALMLKYTKFGRHVYALGGNRNCAKIVGIKTERVEILVYSLAGLLSAIAGTMMACKLASFQASIGVNWVNPTIAASVLGGTSMTGGIGGVVGTVIGGLLNSTVSTSIVLLRVSSYWETIVTGGVVLVAVTVDALKENPTMRDKVAHLIKKK; from the coding sequence ATGAAAAAAGTAATAGATTTCTTTAAGTCAACCGCCGGGATGGTTCTGATCGTAACACTCCTTGCGGGATGTGTGGTACATCTGGTAACCGGTAACTTCTGGACGGCCTATAATATCAGTACCCTGACCAGATCTGCGGCGTTTGTGATCATCGTCAGCTTTGGTCAGACATTGGTCTTGTTGACAGGCGGTATCGATCTGTCTGTAGCGGCGGTCGGTTCTGTGGCAAGTATGGTGGCCGCTAAGATGATGGTAGAGCAAGGCATCAACCCGTGGATTTCCATTCTGGTTTCCTGTCTGGTAGGTCTCGTCCTTGGAATGATCAACGGATTGTTCATTGCGTATCTGAAGCTGACACCATTTATCGTAACCCTGGCGACGGCGGAAATATATAAAGGTATCGTATATATTATCACAGAGGGGACTCCGATTGTAGGTATTCCGGAGAATGCTCAGTTTCTGGCTAATGGTGTGCTGGGAGGCATTATGCCGACGATTGTGATTATTATGCTGGTCATTTGTGTAGTCTTGGCTCTTATGCTCAAATATACCAAATTTGGACGCCATGTATACGCATTAGGTGGGAACCGTAACTGCGCTAAGATTGTTGGTATTAAAACAGAAAGGGTGGAAATTCTAGTGTACAGTTTGGCCGGCCTTTTATCCGCGATTGCTGGAACTATGATGGCTTGTAAGCTGGCCTCTTTCCAGGCGTCTATCGGAGTAAACTGGGTGAACCCGACCATTGCGGCTTCTGTTCTTGGCGGAACCTCCATGACCGGTGGTATCGGCGGCGTTGTTGGTACTGTAATCGGTGGTCTTTTGAACAGTACTGTGTCTACATCCATCGTGCTTCTCCGTGTATCTTCCTATTGGGAGACGATCGTTACAGGCGGTGTTGTGCTTGTAGCCGTAACGGTTGATGCACTGAAGGAGAATCCGACAATGCGTGACAAGGTTGCCCACCTGATAAAGAAAAAATAA
- a CDS encoding transketolase — MENLKALAYELRENVIDMIVEGKAGHIGGDMSVMEILTEIYFEQMNISPENQDDPDRDKFIMSKGHSVEAYYAVLARKGFFDIKEVIATFSKFGSMFIGHPNNKLPGIEMNSGSLGHGLPVSVGMALAGKMDGRDYRVYTVMGDGELAEGSVWEGAMAAHQYGLDNLCAVVDRNRLQISGNTEDVMGHDDLHERFRAFGWHVIDVADGNDIDQLRAAFEEAKTVKGKPTVLIANTVKGKGSSVMENKANWHHKVPNEEELAQIRKDLAERKEALLHG, encoded by the coding sequence ATGGAAAATCTGAAAGCGTTAGCTTATGAATTAAGAGAAAACGTGATCGATATGATCGTAGAAGGCAAAGCCGGACATATCGGCGGCGATATGAGCGTCATGGAGATCCTGACAGAGATCTATTTTGAGCAGATGAATATCTCCCCGGAGAACCAGGATGATCCAGACCGGGATAAATTCATCATGAGCAAGGGACATTCCGTTGAAGCGTATTACGCGGTGCTGGCGAGGAAAGGATTCTTTGATATCAAAGAAGTCATCGCCACCTTCAGCAAGTTTGGGTCTATGTTCATCGGACATCCCAATAATAAGCTGCCGGGCATCGAGATGAATTCCGGTTCCCTGGGCCATGGGCTCCCAGTCAGTGTGGGAATGGCTCTGGCGGGAAAGATGGACGGCAGGGATTACCGGGTCTACACCGTGATGGGAGACGGGGAACTGGCGGAAGGTTCCGTCTGGGAAGGCGCTATGGCGGCCCACCAGTATGGGCTGGACAACCTGTGCGCGGTGGTAGACCGCAATCGGCTCCAGATCTCTGGGAATACCGAAGATGTGATGGGGCATGACGATCTGCATGAACGGTTCCGCGCCTTTGGATGGCATGTGATCGATGTGGCCGACGGGAACGATATCGACCAGCTCCGGGCCGCCTTTGAGGAAGCGAAGACGGTGAAAGGGAAACCGACGGTATTGATCGCCAACACGGTAAAAGGGAAAGGTTCTTCCGTGATGGAGAACAAGGCCAACTGGCATCATAAAGTTCCGAATGAGGAGGAACTGGCCCAGATCCGGAAAGATCTGGCAGAGAGGAAGGAGGCGCTGCTTCATGGCTAA
- a CDS encoding transketolase family protein has product MAKIANKQVICDVLIEEGKKDKDIIALCSDSRGSASFTAFANELPQQFVETGIAEQNLVSISAGLAKCGKKPYAASPACFLSTRSYEQCKVDVAYSNTNVKLIGISGGVSYGALGMSHHSAQDIAAMAAVPNMRVYLPSDRFQTEKLMRELLKDEKPAYIRVGRNAVDDVYEEGKVPFEMDKATVIQEGTDVALIACGEMVKPCVEAAEILKEKGISAAVLDMYCVKPLDEAAVIKAAQNAKAVITVEEHAPYGGLGSMVSQTVGANCPRKVINLALPDAPVITGTSKEVFAYYGLTGEGIAKKAEELI; this is encoded by the coding sequence ATGGCTAAGATCGCGAACAAACAGGTGATCTGTGACGTACTGATCGAGGAAGGAAAGAAGGATAAGGATATCATCGCGCTGTGCAGCGATTCGAGGGGGAGCGCGTCTTTTACGGCGTTTGCCAATGAGCTGCCCCAGCAGTTTGTGGAGACAGGGATCGCGGAACAGAACCTGGTGAGCATATCGGCGGGACTCGCAAAATGCGGGAAGAAGCCATACGCGGCGTCCCCGGCCTGCTTTTTGTCTACCAGGAGCTATGAGCAGTGCAAGGTGGACGTGGCATACTCCAATACGAACGTAAAGCTGATCGGGATCAGCGGAGGAGTCAGCTACGGAGCGTTAGGGATGAGCCATCATTCGGCCCAGGATATCGCGGCGATGGCGGCGGTGCCGAACATGCGGGTATATCTGCCCAGCGACCGGTTCCAGACCGAGAAGCTCATGCGGGAACTGTTAAAGGATGAGAAGCCGGCGTATATCCGGGTGGGCCGGAACGCGGTGGACGATGTATATGAGGAAGGGAAGGTGCCGTTCGAGATGGATAAGGCGACGGTGATCCAAGAAGGAACGGATGTGGCGCTGATCGCCTGCGGAGAAATGGTAAAGCCCTGTGTGGAAGCGGCCGAGATCCTGAAGGAGAAAGGGATCAGCGCCGCAGTCCTGGATATGTACTGCGTGAAACCGTTGGACGAGGCGGCTGTGATAAAAGCGGCCCAGAACGCCAAAGCGGTGATCACGGTGGAAGAGCACGCGCCCTATGGAGGTTTAGGGTCAATGGTGAGCCAGACGGTAGGAGCCAACTGTCCGAGGAAAGTTATAAACCTGGCTCTGCCGGACGCGCCGGTGATCACAGGGACCTCAAAGGAAGTGTTCGCCTACTATGGGCTGACCGGGGAAGGAATCGCGAAGAAAGCGGAGGAGCTGATCTAA
- the glpK gene encoding glycerol kinase GlpK has translation MSEQYIISIDQSTQGTKALLFDESGSLIQRTDKSHEQIVNEKGWVSHDPAEIYHNTIEVVRRLVEESGIEKDKIAGLGISNQRETSLAWDKETGEPIGQAIVWQCARAADICERVESQGKAELIRQKTGMNLSPYFPASKIAWILENVEGAKEKSDKGQICHGTIDSWLIYKLTGGKEYKTDYSNASRTQLFNIFDLKWDEEICGLFGIDPANMAEVCDSDSEFGWTDFEGFLPNKIPIHGVLGDSHGSLFGQGCLRPGMIKSTYGTGSSIMMNIGEKPVLSTHGVVTSLAWSMGGKVNYVLEGNLNYTGAVITWLKDDLKLIQSPGETEGLAREAVQDDQLYLIPAFSGLGAPYWDSHAAAAIVGMTRTTGKAEVVRAGVECIAYQITDIVKAMSEDAGVTVGELRVDGGPTRNGYLMQFQSDIAEAAVQVPDSEELSGIGPAYAAGIALGVWDEHIFEKLKRTKYEPKMAKEERDHKYAGWKRAVAGVLSK, from the coding sequence ATGTCAGAGCAATATATCATCAGTATCGATCAGAGCACACAAGGGACCAAGGCGCTTCTCTTCGATGAGAGCGGGAGCCTGATCCAGCGGACCGATAAGTCCCATGAGCAGATCGTCAATGAGAAAGGCTGGGTCTCCCATGACCCGGCCGAGATCTATCATAATACCATCGAGGTGGTCCGCCGTCTGGTGGAAGAGTCCGGGATTGAGAAAGACAAGATCGCCGGACTTGGCATCAGCAACCAGCGGGAGACCTCCCTTGCCTGGGATAAGGAGACTGGGGAGCCGATCGGTCAGGCGATCGTATGGCAGTGCGCCCGCGCGGCAGATATCTGCGAGCGGGTGGAAAGCCAGGGGAAGGCGGAGCTGATCCGCCAGAAGACAGGGATGAACCTGTCGCCCTATTTCCCGGCTTCCAAGATCGCCTGGATCTTGGAAAATGTAGAAGGCGCGAAGGAGAAATCCGACAAAGGGCAGATCTGTCATGGAACCATCGACAGTTGGCTGATCTATAAGCTGACCGGCGGGAAAGAATATAAGACGGATTACTCCAATGCCTCAAGAACCCAGCTTTTTAATATCTTTGACCTGAAGTGGGATGAAGAGATCTGCGGCTTATTTGGGATCGATCCGGCCAACATGGCAGAGGTCTGCGACTCGGATTCGGAGTTTGGCTGGACAGACTTTGAGGGCTTTCTGCCCAATAAGATCCCGATCCACGGGGTACTGGGAGATTCCCACGGGTCCCTGTTTGGGCAGGGGTGCCTCCGGCCTGGGATGATCAAGTCCACCTATGGGACAGGATCCTCGATCATGATGAACATCGGGGAGAAGCCGGTGTTGAGCACCCACGGCGTAGTGACCTCTCTTGCCTGGAGCATGGGGGGGAAGGTGAACTACGTGCTGGAAGGGAACCTGAACTATACAGGAGCGGTGATCACCTGGCTGAAAGATGACTTAAAGCTGATCCAGTCCCCGGGAGAGACGGAAGGGCTGGCAAGGGAAGCGGTACAGGATGACCAGCTGTATCTGATCCCAGCCTTCTCGGGCCTGGGAGCGCCGTACTGGGACAGCCACGCCGCGGCGGCCATTGTAGGCATGACCCGTACCACGGGGAAAGCGGAAGTGGTACGAGCGGGAGTAGAATGCATCGCTTATCAGATCACGGATATCGTGAAGGCCATGAGCGAGGACGCGGGAGTAACGGTAGGAGAGCTGCGGGTAGACGGAGGCCCAACGAGGAACGGGTATCTGATGCAGTTCCAGAGCGACATCGCGGAGGCGGCGGTACAGGTGCCGGATTCCGAGGAATTATCAGGGATCGGTCCGGCGTACGCGGCCGGGATAGCTCTCGGAGTATGGGATGAGCATATCTTTGAGAAGCTGAAGCGGACGAAATATGAGCCTAAGATGGCGAAGGAAGAGCGGGATCACAAATACGCAGGATGGAAGCGGGCGGTCGCCGGTGTGCTTAGCAAGTAG
- a CDS encoding NAD(P)-dependent alcohol dehydrogenase, with protein MEGKMKVCVLTGKKKLEWVERDIPQPGKGEIQIKLEYVGVCGSDLHFYQEGQLQNWKLDGPLALGHEPGGVVSAIGEGVEGFEIGDKVSIEPAVPCGHCEECRKGLYNLCKNIKMLAIPGERDGVNAEYCVHDASMCYKLPENVSTLEGALIEPLAVGMHGTELSDARVGESAIILGSGCIGLCTLLSLKARGVAEIYVADVMDKRLEKAKELGATRVFNSTREDIVEFAHTLPGGGVDQVYECAGNRITTLQTCKLIKRGGKVTLTGVSPEPILELDTATLNAMEGTIYSVYRYRNLWPKAIAAVASGMIPVKEIVSHEFDFKDCIEAIDYSLNHKDDVVKSVIKMV; from the coding sequence ATGGAAGGAAAAATGAAAGTATGCGTTTTGACGGGTAAGAAGAAACTGGAATGGGTAGAGCGCGATATTCCACAGCCAGGCAAAGGCGAGATTCAGATCAAGCTGGAGTATGTAGGTGTGTGTGGATCTGACCTTCATTTCTATCAGGAGGGGCAGCTCCAGAACTGGAAGCTGGATGGCCCTCTTGCCCTGGGGCATGAGCCGGGAGGCGTGGTATCCGCCATTGGAGAAGGAGTAGAAGGATTTGAGATTGGCGACAAAGTTTCCATTGAACCGGCCGTACCCTGCGGACATTGCGAAGAGTGCCGGAAAGGTCTTTATAATCTTTGCAAAAATATTAAGATGCTGGCGATCCCGGGGGAACGGGACGGCGTGAACGCGGAATACTGTGTGCATGATGCAAGTATGTGCTACAAACTTCCGGAGAATGTGAGCACCCTGGAAGGAGCTTTGATCGAGCCTCTGGCTGTTGGTATGCATGGAACGGAGCTGTCCGATGCAAGAGTTGGGGAGTCCGCGATCATTCTTGGAAGCGGCTGCATCGGATTGTGCACGCTGCTGAGCCTGAAAGCCCGCGGTGTTGCTGAGATCTATGTGGCGGACGTGATGGATAAACGTCTGGAGAAAGCCAAAGAGTTGGGCGCAACCAGAGTATTTAACAGTACCAGAGAAGATATCGTAGAATTTGCGCATACTCTTCCGGGCGGCGGCGTGGATCAGGTATATGAGTGCGCCGGCAACCGGATTACTACGCTGCAGACTTGCAAGCTGATCAAGAGGGGCGGAAAAGTAACGCTGACAGGCGTATCGCCGGAGCCGATCCTGGAGCTGGATACCGCAACTCTGAACGCGATGGAAGGAACGATCTATTCTGTATACCGTTATCGGAATCTGTGGCCAAAAGCCATTGCGGCAGTTGCTTCCGGTATGATTCCGGTCAAAGAGATTGTGTCTCATGAGTTTGATTTCAAAGACTGTATCGAAGCCATTGATTACAGTTTAAACCATAAGGATGACGTTGTGAAATCCGTGATCAAGATGGTATAA
- a CDS encoding histidine phosphatase family protein — protein sequence MKTKVIMVRHGETEWNVLCKFLGSVDLPLNEKGRRQAGYAKEALKDTPIDVIYSSPMKRAYETGEIIRGERPLDIRVDEGLREIGCGKWEGLDGKEVEERWPGQIELWGNRPEECRIEGGDTFQQVSDRIVEAFFRIVNENRGKTILITSHMICLTLLMIHFKGGSINDMWKVKPIANGALNVVEVSEDDDVKILAWSDDHFVPDEDKKGSALVAGRNYVED from the coding sequence ATGAAGACAAAAGTAATCATGGTACGCCATGGAGAGACAGAGTGGAATGTGCTGTGCAAATTTCTCGGAAGCGTAGATCTGCCATTGAATGAAAAGGGAAGAAGGCAGGCGGGTTATGCGAAAGAAGCGCTGAAGGATACACCGATTGATGTGATTTATTCCAGCCCGATGAAGAGAGCTTATGAGACTGGAGAGATCATCCGCGGAGAACGTCCCCTTGATATCCGGGTGGACGAAGGGCTTCGGGAGATCGGCTGCGGCAAATGGGAAGGCCTGGACGGGAAAGAAGTGGAAGAAAGATGGCCCGGCCAGATTGAACTCTGGGGAAACCGGCCGGAAGAATGCAGGATCGAAGGGGGCGACACTTTTCAGCAGGTATCGGACCGGATCGTGGAGGCGTTCTTCAGAATCGTCAATGAGAATCGTGGAAAGACAATCTTGATCACATCTCATATGATCTGTCTGACGCTTCTGATGATCCATTTTAAGGGAGGATCGATCAACGATATGTGGAAAGTGAAGCCCATCGCAAATGGAGCTCTGAATGTTGTGGAAGTCTCTGAAGATGATGATGTAAAGATCCTGGCCTGGAGTGATGACCATTTTGTGCCGGATGAAGATAAAAAAGGAAGTGCTCTGGTAGCCGGACGGAATTATGTAGAGGACTGA